CAGTGCTTGGTCTCGGCGTTGTAGCGGAGTTTGGGGTCGGGCAGCGTGAGGTTCACCGCCTGGGCCTGGGCCACGGTCAGATCCACGAACCGCTGCCGCAGCTCGTCGTTGCTGAACCGTTTCACCCGCCAGCGGAGCAGGTCCGCGCTGTTGGGGGAGTTGACGTCGCTGGGGCCGAACATCATCAGGGTCGGCCACCACCACCGGTTCACCGCATCCTGCACCATGGCCCGCTGCGCGGGCGTGCCGCTGGCCATGGTCGCGACGATCTCGTAGCCTTGCCGCTTGTGGAAGTTCTCTTCCTTGCAGATCCGGATCATCGCCCGAGCGTACGGGCCGTACGAGGCCTTGGCCAGCACGGTCTGGTTCACGATCGCGGCCCCATCCACGAACCAGCCGATGCACCCGATGTCCGCCCACGTCAGGGTCGGGTAGTTGAAGATGCTGGAGTACTTCGCCTTGCCGGTGAGGAGCTGGTCGATCAGCTCGGCGCGGGCAATGCCCAGCGTCTCGGTGGCGCAGTAGATGTAGAGCCCGTGGCCGGCTTCGTCCTGGACCTTGGCGAGCAGGCACATCTTGCGCCGCAGGGAGGGCGCGCGGGTGATCCAGTTGCCCTCGGGCAGCATGCCCACGATCTCCGAGTGGGCGTGCTGCGACATCATCCGCACCAGCTGGTGGCGGTACCGTTCCGGCATCCAGTCCTTGGGCTCGATCGTCTCGCCCGCGTCGATCCGGGCCTCGAACGCGGCGGCGGGTGCGGAGTCGTCCGGGATCAGGGGCGGGGAAGTGGGCACCTTAGCTTGCCTCTTGGAGTTAGGGGGTGGCGGCGCAGTCGCTGGAGCGGTCCCGGGCCACCCGCTACCTTCTAGCTAGTTGTATCGTATCGGACCTCGTCGGGGAAGGGAAGCCGTGACCCAGCGGACGCACGAGTCAGGTACGGTGACTACGCAGTTAGCGGACGGCATCGGCAGCGTGACCTTCGGGCATCCCAAGGGGAACTCGCTGCCGGGTGCTCTCCTCGCCGAGTTGGCGGCCCGGATCACGGCCCTGGGCCAGGAGCCACAGGCGAGCGTGATCGTGCTTCGGAGCGAGGGCACGGGCGCGTTCTGCGCGGGCGCGTCCTTTGCCGAGCTGTCCGCGATCACCGACGCCGAGGGCGGCACCGCTTTCTTCATGGGGTTCGCGAACCTGATCAACGCGATGCGGGAGTGCCCCAAGCTCATCCTGGCTCGGGTGCACGGTAAGGTGGTCGGTGGCGGGGTGGGGATGGTGGCGGCTTCCGATTATGCGCTCGCGACCACGGCGGCCCAGGTGAAGCTCAGCGAGCTCGCGGTCGGGATCGGCCCGTTCGTGGTCGGGCCCGTCATCGAGCGCCGGATCGGGGTGGGAAACTATGCCGCGCTGGGCATCGATGCAGCCGCGTGGCGGAACGCGGAGTGGGCTCACCAGCGCGGGCTCTACGCCGAGCTCCAGCCGGACGGCGCTGCGCTGGACGCGCGCCTCGCGACCCTCGCACGCCAGCTCGCGGCGAGCAATCCGGAGGCGACGGCGGCGATGAAGCGAGTCTTCTGGCAGGGAACCGAGCACTGGCCGGAGCTGCTGGCGGAGCGGGCGAGGCTGAGCGGGACGCTGGTGGTCTCTGACTTCGCCCAGCAGGCGATCGAGCGCCTCTCGAGCTGATTCGGAATCCGCGTTCATTGCCGTACCTGGTTAGTGCCTGAACTCCCGGTTACTCAAGGGTTCTGGCTGGCGCTGGACCGCTCCAGGGTCGGTCGTAAGTTGCTCTCGACTCGGCCGTGGCGGCCTTCCAGGCGGCGCTCCAAGTGCGGACTCTTGAGGCGATGCCCCAGGCCTATGGGAATACCAAGAACACCCTGGACGATGCTGTCAGATTGCGGGACTAGCTGTCGACGAGATAGTCTCACGTCACCCGCTCTCCCGCTCTACCACGCGGTCCAGCCACTGCCCTCTGCGGCCGGGAGCGATCAAGACCTGCTGATAGCTGCGCCTCATAGTATTGATCGAACGCCAACCGCCAACCGCCGACCCTGGCCACGTCTACGTCCGGTAGTTGTTAGCGCTCAGTCGCTCTTTCCGTGTGAACGAATGGCCTGACGCGGGTCGAGCCCCGATGACGCCTCGCTCCCCCTCGCATGAAGGCGCCAAGTCAGTCACCTGGTTGGCGATGTTGTCGTGCCTACTGTTTGCGTATGCAGCCGTCCGTGCCGCCGTGGTCCCCATCACGTGGGACGAAGCGTTCAGCTATCTCGAGTTCACCCGCAAAGGCCTGCTGTTGCCCTTCGGGCACTTCCGGGCGATGGCGGCCAACAATCACTACCTCAATACCTGGCTGACCTACCTCACGACCGGTGTGCTGGGCACGAGCGAGCTCACCCTGCGGCTTCCCACGCTGACGGCATACGGTCTGTTCCTCTACTATACGGCTCGCCTATGCAACGAGCTGTCTTCACCGCTCCTGCGGGTGTCCGCCTTCGTCGTGCTCAACGGCAACCCATACGTGCTGGATTACTTTTCCCTGGCCCGTGGCTACGGGCTTGCCTATGCGCTGCTGGCGGGGAGCCTCTGGTACCTGTATCGCTTCTTCCAGGGAGATCTGGAGGTCAGGTACAGCCGGACGAGCATTGGCTTTGCCATCCTTGCGGTTGTCGCGCACCTCACGCTGATCCATTTCCTCATCTCGCTGACGATCGTCGTCGTTCTTGCCACTTTCCTGTTTGCGCCTGCCGGATCGGGATTGCTTCAGCGCGCTTCGTACGCCCTGCGAGTCAATGCGGTGGGGCTGGCGGCCGTTGGCCTTTCCCTCGTGCCGGCAGCGTTCGTGATACGGAAGCTGCGGAGCGTCCACTCATTCTTCTATGGCGGCACGACGAGCTTCTGGCACGACACCGTCCTCGACGTATTCGATGCCTCACTTTATGGGAAGCCGTACCCGGCGCTGCTCGGGTTGCCATCGTTTCGGTTGAGCGAACTGTTGGGCGCTCTCGCGATACTCCTGGTGGCCGCCGCGCTGTGGGTGTCGATCCGGCGTGTCATGCACCACCCTCAGCCCCGCGACCTCTACCTGCCCGCCACCGTCATCCTGCTGTGCCTCTGCGTGCTCGCTCTGGTGGCCCAGCATCATCTGCTCGGCGTTCTCTACCTGAAGCGCCGCACCGGGATGTATCTCCTCATTCTTGGCACCTTCGGAGCGGTGATGCTGGCCGACGCGATGGCCCGCAGCGGCAGACAATGGCGGTATTGCCTTCCGGTCGCAGCTATCCTCGTCACGCTCCATCTCGTCAACTGCCTGAATCTGACCTACGCGCTCGAATGGAAGCTGGACTCGGACGTGAAGCAGATGCTCGTCGATATCGCCCTGGCGAGGGGTGTCACGCCCGGAGTCGAACGCCCGACCGTTCTCGGAGTCAACCTGGAATTCGAGGCACCGATCAACTTCTATCGTCGGGTGAATGGCCTCACCTGGCTGAACCCGGCCGACCGAAGAATGAAGCTCCACCCGCTGAGCGACTTCTATCTGTATACGGAGGACGATTGGGCAGCCGTCACCGCCGATTCCTTCGTGGTACTGAAGACATATCCGTTGAACAACAGCCGGCTGGTGCGCCGGAGAAGGCCCCCATCAGACTACGTCC
This Gemmatimonadales bacterium DNA region includes the following protein-coding sequences:
- the paaA gene encoding 1,2-phenylacetyl-CoA epoxidase subunit PaaA codes for the protein MPTSPPLIPDDSAPAAAFEARIDAGETIEPKDWMPERYRHQLVRMMSQHAHSEIVGMLPEGNWITRAPSLRRKMCLLAKVQDEAGHGLYIYCATETLGIARAELIDQLLTGKAKYSSIFNYPTLTWADIGCIGWFVDGAAIVNQTVLAKASYGPYARAMIRICKEENFHKRQGYEIVATMASGTPAQRAMVQDAVNRWWWPTLMMFGPSDVNSPNSADLLRWRVKRFSNDELRQRFVDLTVAQAQAVNLTLPDPKLRYNAETKHWEFGEIDWAEFKQVISGNGPCNRERLAARRAAHDEGAWVRAAAEAFAEKQRRRSAAPAA
- a CDS encoding enoyl-CoA hydratase/isomerase family protein → MTTQLADGIGSVTFGHPKGNSLPGALLAELAARITALGQEPQASVIVLRSEGTGAFCAGASFAELSAITDAEGGTAFFMGFANLINAMRECPKLILARVHGKVVGGGVGMVAASDYALATTAAQVKLSELAVGIGPFVVGPVIERRIGVGNYAALGIDAAAWRNAEWAHQRGLYAELQPDGAALDARLATLARQLAASNPEATAAMKRVFWQGTEHWPELLAERARLSGTLVVSDFAQQAIERLSS